The proteins below are encoded in one region of Actinomycetota bacterium:
- the rplW gene encoding 50S ribosomal protein L23, whose protein sequence is MKDSRDIIIRPVVSEKSYKLIEQNKYTFEVHPRANKSEIRKAIEDIFKVTVVDVNTIPVKGKLRRRGYTFGRQRNWKKAIITLKEGDRIELFEGA, encoded by the coding sequence GTGAAGGATTCCAGGGATATCATCATTCGACCCGTCGTCTCTGAGAAAAGTTACAAACTGATTGAGCAAAATAAGTATACTTTTGAAGTTCATCCAAGGGCCAACAAGAGTGAGATTCGCAAGGCGATTGAAGATATTTTCAAAGTCACCGTAGTTGATGTGAACACCATCCCCGTCAAGGGGAAGCTTAGGAGACGGGGGTATACTTTCGGAAGGCAAAGGAATTGGAAGAAAGCTATTATTACGCTCAAGGAAGGCGACCGTATAGAGCTCTTTGAAGGCGCCTAA
- the rplD gene encoding 50S ribosomal protein L4, with product MLKLPVLSARGKKIDEVELNPQIFESEVNESLLHQVIRSQRAAMRSGTASTKTRNEVRGGGAKPWRQKGTGRARAGTIRSPLWRGGGVVFGPKPRDYSFSVPKKVKKLALKSALSAKARDSELIILDHFKLKRPKTKEAVRVLKNLKVTKKTTVVVAEGNEDVKRAIRNIPFAKVIEVSEVNPYNVLDNDVLILTRDALNRLTEVLQ from the coding sequence ATGCTTAAATTACCGGTTCTGAGTGCTAGGGGAAAGAAGATAGACGAGGTTGAACTCAACCCCCAAATTTTCGAAAGCGAGGTCAATGAATCCCTACTTCATCAGGTCATTAGGTCTCAGCGTGCAGCCATGCGAAGTGGAACGGCTTCAACCAAAACCAGAAATGAGGTTCGGGGAGGGGGCGCCAAACCTTGGCGTCAAAAGGGAACTGGTCGAGCAAGAGCTGGGACTATCCGTTCTCCCTTGTGGCGGGGGGGAGGGGTCGTCTTTGGTCCTAAGCCCAGAGATTATTCTTTTTCGGTACCCAAGAAGGTTAAAAAACTTGCTCTGAAATCGGCTTTGAGTGCGAAAGCCAGAGATTCGGAACTCATAATTTTGGATCATTTCAAGCTCAAACGCCCCAAGACTAAAGAAGCCGTAAGGGTATTAAAAAATCTTAAGGTCACAAAGAAGACGACGGTCGTGGTCGCAGAAGGGAATGAGGATGTAAAGAGGGCTATACGGAATATCCCTTTTGCGAAGGTAATAGAGGTCTCGGAGGTCAATCCATATAATGTCCTCGATAATGATGTTTTAATTCTGACCCGAGATGCCTTGAACCGATTAACGGAGGTGCTTCAGTAG